The Acidobacteriota bacterium genome contains the following window.
CGACCGGCTCTACGGAACGACGTAGGAGGCATCGTGGCGGAGGACCGTCGATCGAAGCCCCGCAGCGGCGAGGAGCGGTGGCGCACCGCCCTGACGGCAATCGAGCCGAACAAGATCCTCGTCCGCGGCTACCCGCTGGACGAGATGATGGGACGCCTGGCGTTCGGCGAGGCGATTTACCTGCTGCTCGTCGGCGAGCTGCCGACGGCAGGTATCGGCAAGCTGGTCGAGGCGATGCTCGTCTCGTTCATCGACCACGGGCCGACGCCCCCTTCCACGCTGGCGGCACGCAACGTCGCGACGACCGGGGCGACCCTGCGGGGGTGTGTCGCGGCGGGCGTGCTGGGATTCGGGCGCTTCTTCGGCGGCGACATCCAGGCGACGATGGAGATGCTGGACCAGGGGCTGGCACGGGTCCGCAACGGCACGCGCGTGAAGGATGCGGCCGAGGAGGTCCTGAAGCAGTACCGCGAGCGCGGCGAGCTGCCGCCCGGTTTCGGCCACCGCATCCACACGTTCGACCCGCGCGCGGCGCGGCTGTTCCAGATGGCCATGGAGCTGGAGCTGGACGGCGAGCACGTGCGCTTCATCCGCGCGATGGAGATGGCGCTGCACGAGCGGCCGAGCAAGGAGGAGCAGCAGGCGCCGGTGAACATCGACGGCGCGATTGCGGCGGTGTGCGGCGACCTCGGGATCAAGGCGGAGGTCGCCGACGGCCTGTTCATGATCTCGCGCATCCCCGGCATCGTCGCGCACGCCCTCGAGGAGCACGAGCGCCACGAGCCGCTGCGGCGGATCGATCCGCAGGGCTTCGTCTATGACGGGCCCGCGCAGCGGCGGCTGCCGGAGACGCGGCGGGTCTGAGCGGGGGACGCGGGTTCGGACAGAGGTTCGGGCGGGGGTTCGGACAAAGGTTCCCGCGTTGAACGCGCCGCGTCGAACCGATATAATTTTGTCTTCC
Protein-coding sequences here:
- a CDS encoding citryl-CoA lyase, with amino-acid sequence MAEDRRSKPRSGEERWRTALTAIEPNKILVRGYPLDEMMGRLAFGEAIYLLLVGELPTAGIGKLVEAMLVSFIDHGPTPPSTLAARNVATTGATLRGCVAAGVLGFGRFFGGDIQATMEMLDQGLARVRNGTRVKDAAEEVLKQYRERGELPPGFGHRIHTFDPRAARLFQMAMELELDGEHVRFIRAMEMALHERPSKEEQQAPVNIDGAIAAVCGDLGIKAEVADGLFMISRIPGIVAHALEEHERHEPLRRIDPQGFVYDGPAQRRLPETRRV